Proteins found in one Fulvitalea axinellae genomic segment:
- a CDS encoding ATP-binding protein: MLYRNIKILLIDDDEDDYIITKDILDNIPNRSYKLDWISDYREGMRTIRHNDYDVYLIDYRLGARTGLEIIKEAIESGCSKPLILLTGQVDQEIDDQAFQIGAADYIYKGALNEHVLDRAVRYSLRHNENLFKIRKLNEELEERVYVRTRELAHAFKKLKRTNDKLQLQIEERRSAEKALRQSQRLYRAIASNFPNGAIFVFDTMRQLVFADGKELELYGLSGADYVGWNLERLKGLGVDHEALQRHFEVVLNGSGVTFELEVKGNVYELYAEPLLNTFGFVKQVLVVAQNISERKKAEAEVRKMLEKEKQLNELKSRFVSMASHEFRTPLSSILSSASLISRYEEAAQQDRRMKHVNRIKSNVSNLTGILNDFLSISKLEEGKTIYKPVEMDLGSFCTEVAEEMQALAKPSQTLYYEHEGEGGDVVLDPQILKNVAMNLLSNAIKYSEDGTDIFFRTGIEGEDITLSVRDQGMGIPEAEQHLLFSRFFRAENATNIQGTGLGLNIVRKYVDLMGGSINFESVQGKGTTFSIRLPRFSTVEKRKI; encoded by the coding sequence ATGCTGTACCGTAACATTAAGATTTTGCTTATTGACGATGATGAGGACGACTACATCATCACTAAAGATATACTGGACAATATTCCCAACAGAAGTTATAAGCTGGATTGGATATCGGATTACCGGGAGGGTATGAGGACAATCCGGCATAATGACTATGACGTTTATTTGATCGATTATAGGCTGGGGGCAAGGACAGGGCTTGAGATTATCAAGGAAGCGATAGAGAGCGGTTGTTCCAAGCCGTTGATCCTGTTGACGGGACAAGTGGACCAGGAGATTGACGACCAAGCGTTTCAGATAGGCGCAGCCGATTATATTTACAAAGGTGCGCTGAACGAGCATGTGCTGGACAGGGCTGTCCGTTATAGTTTGAGGCACAACGAGAACCTTTTCAAGATCCGGAAGCTCAATGAGGAGCTGGAAGAGCGCGTGTACGTCCGGACACGGGAACTGGCGCACGCTTTCAAGAAACTGAAAAGGACTAACGATAAACTCCAGTTACAGATCGAGGAAAGACGGTCGGCGGAAAAGGCGCTTAGGCAAAGCCAGCGCCTGTATCGGGCGATTGCCAGTAACTTTCCGAACGGAGCCATATTCGTGTTTGACACCATGCGTCAGTTGGTGTTCGCCGACGGCAAGGAACTGGAGCTTTACGGGCTTTCGGGAGCGGATTATGTCGGTTGGAACCTTGAGAGGCTAAAGGGGCTGGGCGTTGACCACGAAGCTTTGCAAAGACATTTTGAAGTGGTTTTGAACGGTAGTGGAGTCACGTTTGAACTTGAGGTGAAAGGAAACGTGTACGAGCTTTATGCGGAACCGTTGCTGAATACTTTTGGGTTTGTGAAGCAAGTTCTAGTGGTAGCCCAGAATATTTCCGAAAGAAAAAAGGCGGAGGCGGAAGTGCGGAAAATGCTGGAGAAAGAAAAACAGCTGAATGAGCTGAAATCCAGATTCGTCTCTATGGCTTCGCACGAGTTCCGGACACCGTTGAGCAGTATTCTTTCTTCCGCTTCGCTGATTAGCCGTTATGAGGAGGCTGCGCAACAGGACCGGCGAATGAAGCACGTGAACCGTATAAAGTCGAATGTGTCAAACCTTACGGGGATTTTGAACGATTTCCTTTCGATCAGCAAGCTGGAAGAGGGGAAAACGATCTACAAACCGGTGGAGATGGATTTGGGGTCATTTTGTACGGAAGTGGCCGAGGAAATGCAGGCTTTGGCCAAGCCAAGCCAGACCTTGTACTACGAACACGAAGGCGAGGGAGGAGACGTTGTTCTGGATCCGCAGATCCTGAAAAACGTAGCGATGAATTTGCTTTCCAACGCCATTAAATATTCCGAAGACGGAACGGACATTTTCTTCCGTACCGGCATTGAGGGAGAAGACATTACCTTGAGTGTCAGGGATCAGGGGATGGGGATTCCGGAAGCGGAGCAACACCTTTTGTTTTCGAGGTTTTTTAGGGCCGAAAATGCCACCAATATCCAAGGTACGGGCCTTGGGCTCAATATTGTGAGAAAATATGTGGACTTGATGGGAGGTTCGATTAACTTTGAGAGTGTTCAGGGAAAGGGCACCACGTTTTCGATTAGGCTTCCCCGTTTCAGCACTGTAGAGAAAAGAAAGATATGA
- the xseA gene encoding exodeoxyribonuclease VII large subunit, whose protein sequence is MAKQSNGKQISLSALCATVKSIIEKNSEKNYWVLAEIGEIRVNPNSGHCYMELVEKENDRFKAKIRANAWAYTYRNINGWFQSITGSPLSQGMKVLANVSVNFHELYGISLTVNDIDPNYTLGERERSKRETIERLRNEGILDLNKGVDLPPVIQRIALITSSTAAGYGDFMSHIEAALSYSFDITLFQASMQGDKAEPEIIQALYDIYKNETDFDAVVLIRGGGAQTDLECFDNYNLAAHLAQFPLPVLTGIGHERDETICDLVANTKLKTPTATADFLIRKAMEFESAIEQLYAQVAQTAITFTRYENEKLSLLGQRMESAPKSILTTQGNQINNLALRIGKASVSALRNGAHQSEVLFGKAKEASRRRLEAENSKLSIFKKTVDLLNPERLFKRGYTVSLFEGKSLHKAGKIPEGSQITTIGHDFKATSTVTKFETKNTEQKKI, encoded by the coding sequence TTGGCAAAACAATCAAACGGCAAACAAATAAGCCTTTCCGCCCTTTGCGCCACCGTGAAGAGCATTATCGAAAAGAATTCGGAGAAAAACTATTGGGTTTTGGCCGAAATCGGCGAGATCAGGGTCAACCCCAACAGCGGCCACTGCTACATGGAACTTGTAGAAAAAGAAAACGACCGCTTCAAAGCCAAAATACGGGCCAACGCCTGGGCCTACACTTACCGAAACATCAACGGCTGGTTCCAATCGATTACGGGAAGCCCGCTAAGCCAAGGCATGAAAGTATTGGCTAATGTCAGCGTCAATTTCCACGAGCTCTACGGCATCAGCCTCACCGTAAACGACATTGACCCGAACTACACCCTAGGTGAAAGGGAACGTTCAAAAAGGGAAACGATAGAACGCCTCCGTAACGAGGGAATCCTCGACCTTAACAAAGGCGTGGATTTGCCGCCCGTCATTCAGCGCATTGCGCTTATCACCTCCTCCACCGCCGCGGGTTACGGCGATTTCATGTCGCATATCGAAGCCGCGCTCAGCTATAGTTTCGACATAACCCTGTTTCAGGCCTCGATGCAAGGTGACAAAGCCGAGCCGGAGATAATCCAGGCCCTTTACGACATCTACAAAAACGAAACGGATTTTGACGCCGTGGTCCTTATCCGGGGTGGTGGCGCGCAGACGGATTTGGAATGCTTTGATAACTATAACCTGGCTGCGCACCTAGCCCAGTTTCCGTTGCCTGTACTCACGGGAATCGGACACGAAAGGGACGAAACCATCTGTGACTTGGTGGCCAACACCAAACTGAAAACACCGACGGCAACGGCGGATTTCCTGATTCGGAAAGCGATGGAATTCGAATCCGCGATCGAGCAACTATACGCCCAAGTAGCGCAAACCGCCATTACTTTCACCCGCTATGAGAACGAAAAACTCAGTTTGTTGGGACAAAGGATGGAATCGGCACCCAAAAGCATTCTTACCACCCAGGGAAATCAGATTAACAATCTGGCCCTAAGAATCGGCAAGGCCTCCGTTTCCGCCCTCCGTAACGGCGCTCACCAATCAGAGGTCCTTTTCGGAAAAGCGAAAGAAGCTTCCCGCAGACGATTGGAGGCAGAAAATTCCAAGCTTAGTATTTTCAAAAAAACTGTAGACCTACTCAATCCCGAAAGGCTTTTTAAACGAGGGTACACTGTTTCCCTTTTCGAAGGAAAAAGCCTCCACAAGGCCGGAAAAATTCCGGAAGGGAGCCAAATCACGACTATAGGACACGACTTTAAGGCTACAAGTACAGTTACGAAATTCGAGACAAAAAACACGGAACAGAAAAAGATATGA
- a CDS encoding NAD(P)/FAD-dependent oxidoreductase encodes MYDLIIVGGGAAGYFAAAELKSKKPEASVLILEKSGKTLAKVLVSGGGRCNVTNAEESPAKLVAFYPRGGKSLRKVFDVFGTAETKKWFGEKGVRLKTEADGRVFPVSDNSRTIIECLRAKTEAKGVKVKKRCGVKAFGKTEAGFKVQTDEGEFSCRKLLVATGGANKEKAYAWLADAGLTIKEPLPSLFTLNVPDSGLKGLEGVSMPSASVRLAGTKEERSGAILVTHWGVSGPAVLRLSAYASPIFHEKGYKCEALVNWWADKSEDDTRAELTRIGSEFPKKLVRNTPLFDMPTRLWERLVELSGIEGDRRWLDLSKKMRNRLVEHLVRFPLKVSGKTTFKEEFVTCGGVALNEVNLKTMESKKFPGLYLAGEVLDVDGVTGGFNFQFAWSSGYLAGTDVASKL; translated from the coding sequence GTGTACGACCTTATAATAGTTGGTGGAGGCGCCGCTGGATATTTTGCGGCAGCGGAGTTGAAGAGTAAAAAGCCGGAGGCTAGTGTCCTGATTTTGGAGAAAAGCGGAAAGACGCTCGCCAAAGTGCTGGTTTCGGGTGGCGGGCGTTGCAATGTGACAAACGCTGAGGAATCGCCTGCGAAGTTGGTCGCTTTTTATCCGAGGGGAGGAAAGTCTTTGCGGAAGGTCTTTGACGTTTTCGGGACGGCGGAAACCAAAAAGTGGTTTGGAGAGAAAGGTGTTCGCCTGAAAACCGAAGCCGATGGTCGTGTATTTCCCGTTTCCGACAATTCTCGTACGATTATAGAATGTCTCAGGGCGAAAACGGAAGCTAAAGGCGTCAAGGTAAAGAAACGCTGTGGCGTAAAGGCTTTTGGGAAAACCGAAGCCGGTTTTAAAGTTCAGACGGACGAAGGCGAATTCTCTTGCCGGAAATTGCTTGTGGCCACGGGTGGGGCCAATAAGGAGAAAGCTTATGCGTGGTTGGCGGATGCAGGGTTGACGATAAAAGAGCCCTTGCCTTCGCTGTTCACGCTCAATGTCCCCGATTCTGGGCTGAAAGGTCTGGAAGGGGTGTCAATGCCTTCTGCTTCTGTTCGTCTGGCCGGGACAAAGGAAGAGCGTTCAGGGGCTATTCTCGTGACGCATTGGGGCGTTAGCGGACCGGCGGTGTTGAGGCTCTCGGCTTATGCGTCGCCGATTTTTCACGAAAAAGGCTATAAATGCGAGGCCTTGGTAAATTGGTGGGCCGATAAAAGCGAAGATGATACACGGGCGGAATTGACTCGTATCGGTTCGGAATTTCCCAAGAAACTGGTTCGGAATACCCCATTGTTTGATATGCCTACCCGTTTGTGGGAGCGTTTGGTTGAGTTATCGGGAATAGAGGGCGATCGCCGTTGGCTGGATCTTTCCAAAAAGATGCGTAACCGTTTGGTGGAGCATTTGGTCAGGTTTCCGCTAAAGGTGTCTGGCAAGACTACTTTTAAGGAAGAGTTTGTGACCTGTGGTGGAGTGGCCTTGAATGAGGTAAACCTGAAAACAATGGAAAGCAAAAAGTTTCCAGGTCTTTATCTGGCGGGTGAAGTGCTGGACGTGGACGGCGTGACTGGTGGGTTTAATTTCCAGTTCGCATGGAGCTCGGGCTATCTGGCGGGGACGGACGTCGCCTCAAAGCTTTGA
- the xseB gene encoding exodeoxyribonuclease VII small subunit yields the protein MSEELSYKDAMEELEAIVNTIEHEEPEPDALIGLVERAGFLMKYCKAKLRSTEDELEKTLKKLNGEE from the coding sequence ATGAGCGAAGAACTCAGCTACAAAGACGCGATGGAGGAACTTGAGGCCATCGTAAACACCATCGAACACGAAGAACCCGAACCCGACGCCCTGATAGGCTTGGTGGAAAGGGCCGGATTCCTTATGAAATATTGCAAAGCCAAACTCAGAAGCACTGAAGATGAGCTTGAAAAGACGTTGAAAAAACTTAACGGCGAGGAATAA
- a CDS encoding Bax inhibitor-1/YccA family protein, giving the protein MRSAKSSNPVFRRLAESRTYARDVTGESAMTIQGAAVKTLILLLITFVSAMYTYAQTLQGAMNPSLAWGGAIVGFILAMITVFKANWSPYTTPLYALCEGLFLGIVSATFEASFPGVVLDAVLSTFGVLFTLLALYATRVVKVTNKFRMIVFAATGGVAAVYLITWIFSFFGVHLPYMFGSGLSALIFTAIVAVVAALNLLMDFDFIEQGAEAGMPKYMEWYGAFGLMVSLIWLYLEILRLLAILRGRD; this is encoded by the coding sequence ATGAGAAGCGCAAAATCATCGAATCCGGTATTTAGGCGGCTTGCGGAGAGCAGAACCTACGCAAGGGACGTAACCGGGGAGTCGGCGATGACGATACAGGGCGCCGCGGTGAAGACTCTGATCCTGTTGCTGATCACTTTCGTGTCGGCGATGTATACTTACGCCCAGACGCTTCAGGGTGCTATGAACCCGAGCTTGGCTTGGGGAGGCGCTATCGTCGGTTTTATTTTGGCGATGATAACCGTATTCAAAGCCAACTGGTCGCCATATACTACGCCACTGTACGCTCTGTGCGAAGGTTTGTTTTTGGGGATAGTGTCGGCTACGTTTGAGGCGAGCTTCCCTGGTGTGGTGCTGGATGCCGTGTTGTCGACGTTTGGCGTGTTGTTTACGTTGCTGGCGCTATACGCAACCAGAGTGGTTAAGGTGACCAATAAATTCAGAATGATCGTTTTTGCGGCTACCGGAGGCGTAGCGGCAGTTTATCTGATTACGTGGATTTTCAGCTTTTTCGGCGTTCACTTGCCGTATATGTTTGGAAGTGGCCTTTCTGCTTTGATTTTTACGGCGATTGTAGCCGTTGTGGCGGCGCTGAATTTGTTGATGGACTTTGATTTTATCGAACAAGGTGCGGAAGCGGGAATGCCCAAATATATGGAATGGTACGGCGCTTTCGGCTTGATGGTAAGTCTGATCTGGCTGTATTTGGAGATTTTGCGTTTGCTGGCCATACTTAGAGGTCGCGACTGA
- a CDS encoding DUF819 domain-containing protein: MDLFPITNDAVILALLMVILAVVFKTSSSSNKYLKKFYGVVPSLLLCYFLPSILNSTGVVNIADSKLYFMASRYLLPASLVLLCLSIDIKAILSLGPKAITMFLTATAGIVFGGPLALLLVSSVAPDLLGGMSPQDLWRGFATVAGSWIGGGANQTAMKEIYGVEEEVFQSMLVVDLFISNLLTTVMLYGVGISDKIDRWIGADNSTITKLKEKAERLGDSVSKPITFTGLTTLMGVTFGIVGFSHLLADIIAPDLKSVIDGVLAKNPDSWVKYFTSVGGGFFWLVVLATLGGFLLSFTRAKKLEEAGASKFGSLFLYVLVATIGMKMNLRELVENWPLFKGLLTVGAIWISFHAILLIVVAKFIKAPFFYVAVGSQANVGGAASAPVVASAVSPSLAPVGVLLAVLGYAVGTFGAIACASLMQWTVGG, translated from the coding sequence ATGGATCTGTTCCCGATTACAAACGATGCGGTAATACTGGCCCTTTTGATGGTCATTCTCGCTGTCGTTTTCAAAACGTCTTCGTCTAGCAATAAATATCTGAAGAAGTTCTACGGCGTCGTTCCGTCGCTATTACTGTGCTATTTTTTGCCGTCGATTCTAAATTCCACAGGTGTAGTGAATATTGCGGACTCGAAGCTTTACTTTATGGCTTCCCGATATTTGTTGCCTGCCAGTTTGGTTTTGCTTTGCCTTAGTATAGATATCAAAGCGATTTTGAGCCTTGGACCAAAGGCGATTACGATGTTCCTGACCGCGACGGCGGGAATTGTTTTCGGTGGACCTTTAGCTTTGCTTTTGGTAAGCTCAGTAGCTCCCGATTTGTTGGGCGGAATGTCGCCTCAGGACTTGTGGCGAGGCTTCGCTACTGTAGCCGGAAGCTGGATCGGAGGCGGAGCCAACCAGACTGCGATGAAAGAAATTTATGGAGTGGAGGAAGAAGTCTTTCAGTCGATGTTGGTGGTGGATTTGTTTATCTCGAATCTTCTGACAACAGTGATGCTTTACGGAGTCGGAATTTCGGATAAAATAGACCGCTGGATAGGCGCCGACAATTCTACAATTACTAAGCTAAAAGAGAAGGCGGAACGTCTGGGTGATTCGGTTTCGAAACCTATTACGTTTACGGGATTGACCACTTTGATGGGTGTGACGTTCGGAATTGTGGGATTTTCGCATCTTTTGGCGGATATTATCGCTCCTGATCTAAAGTCGGTGATCGATGGCGTCTTGGCGAAGAATCCGGATTCTTGGGTGAAATATTTTACGTCTGTTGGCGGTGGCTTTTTCTGGCTTGTGGTTTTGGCGACATTGGGTGGTTTCCTGTTGTCGTTTACTAGGGCGAAAAAGCTGGAAGAGGCTGGCGCTTCGAAGTTCGGGAGCCTTTTTCTTTATGTTTTGGTGGCGACTATCGGTATGAAGATGAACCTTCGCGAACTCGTCGAGAACTGGCCGCTGTTCAAAGGATTGCTTACCGTTGGGGCGATTTGGATTTCGTTCCATGCTATTTTGCTGATAGTTGTGGCTAAATTTATCAAAGCGCCGTTCTTTTATGTGGCCGTTGGTTCGCAGGCTAATGTCGGTGGCGCTGCGTCGGCGCCGGTTGTGGCTTCCGCGGTTAGTCCGTCATTGGCGCCAGTTGGCGTACTGTTGGCCGTGTTGGGCTATGCGGTCGGAACCTTTGGGGCCATCGCTTGCGCCTCGTTAATGCAATGGACCGTGGGCGGATAA
- a CDS encoding S-adenosylmethionine:tRNA ribosyltransferase-isomerase, whose protein sequence is MDIPKISLDDYLYDLPDERIAKHPLSERDASKLLHYSKGQITHNTFSALPGLIPANATLFFNDTKVIPARLFFSKDTGAKIEIFLLQPEKPSTVIAESMLASGSCAWSCMVGNFKKWKDDQILTRILTIGDQEIKLTAKIEDRKNTLIRFDWDNTSVKFVEIVEAAGTVPLPPYMNRQATEEDKPRYQTVYSKNEGAVAAPTSGLHFTEDVLEAIKDKGVITDHLTLHVSAGTFRPIKEENVLDHPMHSEQVIVSKQNVKNLANPDRRIFCVGTTSMRTIESLYWYGVKLISDPNAEFRIEKLYPYQFEKEDLPSRTESMTAVLDKMERDGVEKIHGSTEIFIFPGYSFPMIEGMVTNFHQPGSTLILLVAAFIGEDWRKIYKEAMDNGYRFLSYGDSSFLER, encoded by the coding sequence ATGGACATTCCTAAAATCAGCCTCGACGATTACCTTTACGATCTTCCTGACGAAAGAATCGCCAAACACCCGCTTAGTGAAAGGGACGCGTCAAAACTGCTCCATTACTCAAAGGGGCAAATCACACATAACACTTTCTCCGCCCTCCCCGGGCTGATTCCGGCCAACGCCACCCTTTTTTTCAACGACACGAAAGTTATTCCCGCCAGACTGTTCTTCAGCAAAGACACTGGCGCTAAGATCGAGATATTCCTTCTTCAGCCCGAAAAACCGAGCACGGTAATAGCGGAATCGATGCTGGCATCGGGTTCTTGCGCTTGGTCTTGCATGGTCGGTAATTTCAAAAAATGGAAGGACGACCAGATCCTGACCCGAATCCTAACCATCGGAGACCAGGAAATTAAGCTGACGGCCAAAATCGAAGATCGCAAAAATACGCTGATAAGGTTTGACTGGGACAACACGAGCGTGAAATTCGTGGAAATAGTGGAGGCTGCGGGCACTGTTCCGCTCCCCCCCTATATGAACAGACAAGCTACCGAAGAGGACAAACCCCGCTACCAAACCGTTTATTCCAAAAACGAAGGCGCCGTAGCCGCCCCAACTTCCGGCCTCCACTTTACGGAGGACGTATTGGAAGCCATCAAGGACAAAGGCGTAATCACGGACCATTTAACGCTTCACGTCAGCGCAGGCACCTTTAGGCCTATCAAAGAAGAAAACGTTCTGGACCATCCGATGCACTCGGAACAGGTAATCGTAAGCAAACAGAACGTAAAGAACTTGGCTAACCCCGACCGCAGAATTTTCTGCGTGGGCACCACCTCGATGCGGACCATCGAAAGCCTTTATTGGTATGGCGTAAAACTGATTTCGGACCCTAACGCCGAATTCAGGATAGAAAAGCTTTATCCGTACCAATTCGAAAAAGAGGATTTGCCCAGCCGTACGGAATCAATGACCGCCGTGCTGGACAAAATGGAACGGGACGGCGTGGAGAAGATCCACGGCAGTACGGAGATTTTCATCTTTCCGGGCTATTCATTCCCGATGATCGAAGGAATGGTTACCAACTTCCACCAGCCTGGCTCTACGCTTATCCTGCTAGTAGCGGCCTTTATCGGCGAAGATTGGCGCAAAATATACAAAGAAGCCATGGACAACGGATACCGCTTCCTGAGTTATGGTGATTCTTCTTTTCTTGAAAGATAA
- a CDS encoding PAS domain-containing sensor histidine kinase, translating into MSLNFEDIVQRLSCGVVLLDKKGFFQYANGKALALLQAEGGKLTPESWESCLTEDSKMLLKRLLDLMPDGGGKDKRFSLSFVKQELSSLETRLSSVGEGTFMLEFYSPNGKDDLGADLRKSEECVDEFFSQSPDALLILDKQGEILKAGKVVVNLFGYRQEELTGLRLGRLVVDLPTFAELLSTQSFRAPLPGKTGSKGLECRCLKKNGETFPAWLRVAELQESGRYLVILRDLSETKVSLERLRRFEAALERANHDMEEFAYVSSHDLQEPLRKIRIFGERISSHSGNLLDAKSSDYLRRMLSASGRMQDLINALLSFSRVSARSASLEVVDLNKVLEHVVSDLEIPIEGQSAEVEVGELPFVEGIPSMLRQLFQNLLANAIKFRKTDERPRVEVFVSKNSEEEKDQVEICVRDNGIGFDPAYANKVFQIFQRLEGNRFEGSGVGLAICKKIASIHGGEIKAESKEGVGTTITVTLSVKQV; encoded by the coding sequence ATGAGTTTGAATTTTGAGGATATAGTTCAGCGGTTAAGTTGCGGTGTCGTGTTGTTGGACAAAAAAGGGTTTTTCCAGTATGCGAACGGGAAGGCTTTGGCACTTCTCCAAGCGGAGGGCGGGAAGTTGACGCCCGAAAGCTGGGAAAGTTGTTTGACGGAAGACTCGAAGATGTTGCTTAAGCGCCTTTTGGACCTTATGCCCGACGGCGGAGGAAAAGACAAACGATTCTCGCTCTCGTTTGTGAAGCAGGAGTTGTCCAGCCTCGAAACTCGGTTGAGCTCAGTTGGCGAGGGGACGTTTATGCTGGAATTTTATTCCCCTAACGGAAAAGACGACTTGGGAGCCGACCTCCGTAAAAGCGAGGAATGTGTCGACGAGTTCTTTAGCCAATCCCCCGACGCTCTGCTTATTCTGGACAAGCAGGGCGAAATCCTTAAGGCAGGAAAAGTAGTGGTCAACCTTTTCGGTTATCGCCAAGAGGAGTTAACGGGCTTGCGACTCGGCCGTTTGGTTGTTGATTTGCCTACGTTTGCCGAGTTGCTGTCGACGCAGAGCTTTAGGGCGCCATTGCCGGGCAAGACTGGAAGCAAGGGGCTGGAGTGCCGATGCCTGAAGAAAAACGGGGAAACGTTTCCCGCATGGCTAAGGGTTGCCGAATTGCAGGAGTCGGGGCGGTATTTGGTGATTTTGAGAGACCTCTCGGAGACGAAAGTCTCTTTGGAAAGACTTCGTAGATTTGAGGCGGCATTAGAGCGGGCCAACCATGATATGGAGGAATTCGCTTATGTTTCTTCCCACGACCTCCAGGAGCCTTTGCGGAAAATCAGGATTTTTGGAGAGCGTATAAGCTCACATTCGGGGAATCTATTGGATGCGAAGTCTTCAGATTATTTGAGAAGAATGCTGAGCGCGTCAGGGCGAATGCAGGATTTGATCAATGCATTGCTCAGTTTTTCCAGAGTTTCGGCTAGGTCGGCGAGCTTGGAAGTGGTGGATTTGAATAAAGTGCTGGAACATGTTGTTTCCGACTTGGAAATCCCAATCGAGGGGCAGAGCGCTGAGGTTGAGGTTGGCGAATTGCCTTTTGTGGAGGGAATTCCGTCCATGTTAAGACAGTTGTTCCAAAACCTTTTGGCCAACGCTATCAAATTCAGAAAAACGGACGAAAGGCCCAGAGTGGAGGTTTTTGTTTCTAAGAATTCGGAGGAGGAAAAAGACCAGGTGGAGATCTGTGTCCGTGATAACGGAATCGGTTTTGATCCGGCTTATGCCAATAAAGTGTTCCAGATTTTCCAAAGATTGGAAGGGAACCGTTTTGAAGGCTCGGGAGTCGGGTTGGCGATTTGCAAAAAGATAGCCTCTATCCACGGCGGGGAGATAAAGGCGGAAAGTAAGGAGGGTGTAGGAACGACCATCACGGTTACGCTCTCGGTTAAACAGGTATGA
- a CDS encoding inorganic diphosphatase translates to MSERKEELTFDVLVEIPKGSRNKYEFDKEKGLIRYDRMIFSSMHYPSDYGYVPDTLALDGDALDALVLLSAPTFPGCLIECRTIGLFKMTDEAGEDNKLICVPVSDPVWNKIHDLDEINPHLKLEIEHFFQVYKDLEKKKVDVQGWDSKEHAEEAFHASVERYKQTKNI, encoded by the coding sequence ATGTCTGAAAGAAAAGAAGAACTGACATTTGACGTTCTGGTAGAAATCCCAAAAGGAAGCCGAAACAAATACGAATTTGATAAAGAGAAAGGACTTATCCGATACGACCGGATGATATTTTCGTCAATGCACTATCCGAGCGACTACGGATACGTTCCCGACACTCTCGCTTTGGATGGTGACGCACTCGACGCTTTGGTATTGCTCTCCGCCCCGACATTCCCGGGCTGTTTGATCGAATGCCGCACTATCGGTCTTTTCAAAATGACTGACGAGGCCGGCGAAGACAACAAACTGATCTGCGTACCGGTCAGCGACCCGGTCTGGAACAAAATCCACGACCTCGACGAAATCAACCCACACCTAAAGCTCGAAATCGAGCACTTCTTCCAGGTGTACAAAGACCTTGAGAAAAAGAAAGTGGACGTACAGGGTTGGGATTCGAAGGAGCACGCCGAAGAGGCCTTCCACGCTTCGGTCGAAAGATACAAGCAGACTAAAAACATCTAA
- a CDS encoding response regulator, giving the protein MKKKILLIEDNADMRENTAEILELADYEVITADNGKMGVELAQQQIPDLIICDIMMPVLDGYGVLYMLNKSADTASIPFIFLTAKAERSDMRKGMDLGADDYLTKPFDDMELLNAVETRFKKADILQKQFSRDIDGFNDFLNDAKEASIKLESLSIDRKAKRYKRKEIIYHEDAMPNGLFFVSKGKVKAFKTNEDAKEYITGLYKEGDFIGYMALLKDTNYTETAMALEESEICFIPKEDFFDLIGSSRDVSHKFINILANNLKESEDRLLNLAYNSVRQRVAEALLLLESRYKEEGKTKFSMAITREDLANIVGTSTESVIRTLADFKEEGLIVIKGRNIEVLKSDRLQTIKNGFY; this is encoded by the coding sequence ATGAAGAAGAAAATTCTTCTGATAGAAGATAACGCGGATATGCGCGAGAATACGGCTGAGATTCTCGAGCTGGCAGATTACGAGGTCATTACGGCCGATAATGGGAAAATGGGCGTCGAGCTGGCGCAACAGCAAATCCCGGATCTTATCATTTGCGACATCATGATGCCGGTGCTTGACGGTTATGGCGTGTTGTACATGCTCAACAAGTCGGCGGATACCGCTTCGATCCCTTTTATTTTCCTTACGGCCAAAGCCGAAAGAAGCGACATGCGGAAGGGAATGGATCTTGGCGCCGACGATTACCTAACCAAGCCGTTTGACGATATGGAGTTGCTGAACGCCGTGGAGACTCGTTTCAAAAAGGCCGATATTCTGCAAAAGCAATTTTCCAGAGACATTGACGGGTTCAATGATTTTCTGAATGACGCCAAAGAGGCTTCCATCAAGCTTGAGAGCTTGTCGATTGACCGCAAGGCTAAGCGCTATAAGCGTAAAGAAATCATTTATCATGAGGACGCAATGCCGAATGGTTTGTTCTTCGTAAGCAAAGGAAAGGTCAAAGCTTTCAAGACGAACGAAGACGCCAAGGAATACATCACCGGACTGTACAAAGAAGGTGATTTCATAGGCTATATGGCATTGCTCAAGGATACGAACTACACTGAAACGGCGATGGCCTTGGAAGAGTCCGAGATCTGCTTTATCCCTAAAGAGGATTTCTTCGATCTGATCGGGTCAAGCAGGGACGTTTCGCACAAGTTCATAAATATCTTGGCCAATAATCTGAAGGAAAGCGAAGACAGGCTCTTGAACCTGGCGTATAATTCCGTAAGGCAACGCGTGGCGGAAGCCCTTCTGTTGTTGGAATCGAGATACAAGGAGGAAGGCAAAACAAAGTTCAGCATGGCGATTACGCGTGAGGATTTGGCGAACATTGTCGGTACTTCTACGGAATCGGTAATCCGTACTTTGGCCGATTTTAAAGAGGAAGGCTTGATCGTGATAAAAGGAAGAAATATAGAGGTCTTGAAATCGGATAGACTTCAGACTATCAAAAACGGGTTTTATTAG